One Solea solea chromosome 5, fSolSol10.1, whole genome shotgun sequence genomic window carries:
- the mcee gene encoding methylmalonyl-CoA epimerase, mitochondrial, whose protein sequence is MLAEKLLFRRCLVPTYVPKMASAALKVAVAGLSRCSRLSLLRTHSTTANLGQGVPGSLWKLGRLNHIAIAVPDMEKATALYRDVLGATVSDMVPLPEHGVYTVFVELGNTKLELLHPLGEKSPIAGFLQKNKSGGMHHICIEVDNINAAIADLKAKSIRTLSAEPRIGAHGKPVMFLHPKDCDGVLVELEEA, encoded by the exons ATGCTCGCCGAGAAACTGTTGTTCCGTCGCTGCTTGGTTCCGACGTACGTACCAAAAATGGCGTCCGCAGCGCTGAAGGTTGCAG TGGCAGGTCTCTCCAGATGTTCTCGCCTGTCTCTGCTGAGGACACACTCAACAACGGCAAACCTCGGGCAGGGCGTTCCTGGATCACTGTGGAAGCTGGGGAGGTTGAACCACATTGCCATCGCTGTTCCTGACATGGAGAAGGCCACAGCTCTGTATCGGGACGTGCTGGGGGCCACGGTGAGCGACATGGTGCCCCTGCCCGAGCACGGCGTCTACACCGTGTTTGTGGAGCTTGGCAACACCAAGCTGGAGCTGCTCCATCCTCTCGGGGAGAAGAGCCCAATCGCTGGGTTCTTGCAAAAGAACAAGTCCGGAGGAATGCACCACATTTGTATTGAG GTGGACAACATCAACGCCGCAATAGCCGACCTGAAAGCGAAGAGCATCAGAACTCTGTCAGCAGAGCCCAGAATAGGTGCTCACGGGAAACCTGTGATGTTTCTTCACCCTAAAGACTGTGATGGCGTCCTGGTGGAGCTTGAAGAAGCGTGA
- the LOC131459076 gene encoding large ribosomal subunit protein P2-like isoform X2, which translates to MRYVAAYLLAALSGNDNPGAKEIKKILDSVGIEADSTRLDKVIAELKGKNVNDVIATGYSKLASMPAGGAVAVASSAAGGSGGAAAPAAAEEKKEEKKEESEESDDDMGFGLFD; encoded by the exons atGCGTTACGTTGCTGCTTACCTGCTCGCTGCCCTGAGTGGCAATGACAACCCTGGGGCCAAGGAAATCAAGAAGATCCTGGACAGTGTTGGCATTGAGGCCGATAGCACACGCTTGGACAAG GTCATCGCTGAGCTCAAGGGCAAGAATGTGAATGACGTGATTGCAACAG GTTACAGTAAGTTGGCCAGcatgccagcaggtggcgccgTGGCCGTTGCCAGCTCTGCAGCTGGTGGCTCAGGTGGAGCCGCAGCTCCTGCTGCAG ctgaggagaagaaggaagagaagaaagaagagtCTGAGGAGTCCGATGACGACATGGGATTCGGTCTCTTCGACTAA
- the bdnf gene encoding brain-derived neurotrophic factor isoform X2, with protein MFHQVRRVMTILFLTMVISYFSCMRAAPLRDAPGMRGHRTEGYLGAAAAAAAAAATAARGHGTPQGGSGPGQRGELPSLTDTFEQVIEELLEVEGEAAQLGQGADMSQGGGGPSSAVTAENKDVNLYDSRVMISNQVPLEPPLLFLLEEYKNYLDAANMSMRVRRHSDPSRRGELSVCDSISQWVTAVDKKTAIDMSGQTVTVMEKVPVPNGQLKQYFYETKCNPMGYTKDGCRGIDKRHYNSQCRTTQSYVRALTMDSKKKIGWRFIRIDTSCVCTLTIKRGR; from the coding sequence TTCCACCAGGTTAGAAGAGTGATGACCATCCTGTTCCTTACTATGGTTATTTCATACTTCAGTTGCATGAGAGCTGCGCCCCTGAGAGACGCCCCGGGCATGCGGGGCCACCGGACGGAAGGCTACTTGggcgctgccgccgccgccgccgctgccgcagCGACGGCCGCACGAGGCCACGGGACTCCACAGGGCGGCAGTGGGCCCGGCCAGCGCGGGGAACTGCCCTCGCTCACAGACACGTTCGAGCAAGTGATCgaggagctgctggaggtggagggggaggcGGCGCAGCTGGGACAGGGGGCTGATATGAGCCAGGGAGGCGGGGGCCCTTCCTCTGCGGTCACCGCAGAGAACAAGGATGTCAACCTGTACGACTCGCGGGTGATGATCAGCAACCAAGTGCCTTTGGAGCCGCCCTTGCTCTTTCTCCTGGAGGAATACAAAAACTATCTGGATGCCGCTAATATGTCCATGAGGGTGCGGCGACACTCCGATCCCTCACGGCGCGGAGAGCTCAGCGTGTGTGACAGTATTAGCCAGTGGGTGACAGCTGTGGATAAAAAGACGGCAATAGACATGTCTGGGCAGACAGTTACCGTCATGGAAAAGGTCCCTGTCCCCAATGGCCAACTGAAGCAATACTTTTATGAGACCAAATGCAACCCCATGGGGTACACGAAGGACGGCTGCAGAGGAATAGACAAGCGGCATTATAATTCCCAATGCAGGACAACCCAGTCCTACGTGCGAGCGCTTACCATGGATAGCAAAAAGAAGATTGGCTGGCGGTTTATAAGGATAGACACTTCATGTGTATGCACATTGACCATTAAAAGAGGGAGATAG
- the LOC131459076 gene encoding large ribosomal subunit protein P2-like isoform X1 has translation MRYVAAYLLAALSGNDNPGAKEIKKILDSVGIEADSTRLDKVIAELKGKNVNDVIATGYSKLASMPAGGAVAVASSAAGGSGGAAAPAAAAEEKKEEKKEESEESDDDMGFGLFD, from the exons atGCGTTACGTTGCTGCTTACCTGCTCGCTGCCCTGAGTGGCAATGACAACCCTGGGGCCAAGGAAATCAAGAAGATCCTGGACAGTGTTGGCATTGAGGCCGATAGCACACGCTTGGACAAG GTCATCGCTGAGCTCAAGGGCAAGAATGTGAATGACGTGATTGCAACAG GTTACAGTAAGTTGGCCAGcatgccagcaggtggcgccgTGGCCGTTGCCAGCTCTGCAGCTGGTGGCTCAGGTGGAGCCGCAGCTCCTGCTGCAG CAgctgaggagaagaaggaagagaagaaagaagagtCTGAGGAGTCCGATGACGACATGGGATTCGGTCTCTTCGACTAA
- the fth1a gene encoding ferritin, heavy polypeptide 1a encodes MASQVRQNFNQECEAAINRQINLELYASYVYLSMSFYFDRDDQALHNFAKFFSHQSQEEREHAEKLMKVQNQRGGRIFLQDVRKPERDEWGSGVEALESALQLEKSVNQSLLDMHKLASTHNDPHLCDFIETHYLDEQVKSIKELADWVTNLRRMGAPSNGMAEYLFDKHTLGKESS; translated from the exons ATGGCTTCCCAAGTGAGACAGAACTTCAACCAGGAGTGCGAGGCTGCAATCAACAGGCAGATCAACCTGGAGCTGTATGCCTCCTACGTCTACCTGTccatg AGTTTCTACTTCGATCGGGATGACCAGGCATTGCACAACTTCGCCAAgttcttcagtcaccagtcaCAGGAGGAGCGTGAGCACGCTGAGAAGTTGATGAAAGTGCAGAACCAGAGGGGAGGAAGGATCTTCCTGCAAGACGTCAGG aaGCCAGAGAGAGATGAGTGGGGCAGTGGGGTCGAGGCTCTTGAATCTGCCCTGCAGCTTGAGAAGAGTGTGAACCAGTCACTGCTGGACATGCACAAGCTCGCCTCCACCCACAATGACCCACAT TTGTGCGACTTCATCGAGACGCACTACCTGGACGAGCAGGTGAAGTCCATCAAAGAACTGGCAGACTGGGTGACCAACCTGCGCCGCATGGGTGCTCCTTCCAACGGCATGGCCGAGTACTTGTTTGACAAGCACACCCTGGGCAAAGAAAGCAGCTAA
- the lin7c gene encoding protein lin-7 homolog C — translation MASLGEPVRLERDINRAIELLDKLQRTGEVPPQKLQALQRVLQSEFCNAVREVYEHVYETVDINSSPEVRANATAKATVAAFAASEGHSHPRVVELPKTEEGLGFNIMGGKEQNSPIYISRIIPGGIADRHGGLKRGDQLLSVNGVSVEGEHHEKAVELLKAAQGTVKLVVRYTPRVLEEMESRFEKMRSAKRRQQNNFPK, via the exons ATGGCATCGCTTGGGGAGCCCGTGCGACTGGAAAGAG ACATAAACCGTGCTATTGAACTGCTTGATAAGCTccagaggacaggagaggtgCCTCCTCAGAAGCTGCAGGCACTGCAGAGGGTCTTACAGAGTGAATTCTGTAACGCTGTCAGAGAA GTTTATGAGCACGTGTATGAAACAGTGGACATCAATAGCAGTCCGGAGGTCAGGGCCAATGCCACAGCTAAG GCTACTGTGGCAGCTTTTGCAGCGAGTGAGGGACACTCACATCCACGTGTTGTGGAACTGCCCAAGACAGAAGAAGGCCTGGGATTCAACATAATGGGCGGAAAGGAGCAAAACTCCCCGATTTACATCTCGCGGATCATCCCAGGAGGCATCGCTGACCGCCACGGAGGCCTGAAGAGAGGCGACCAGCTTCTCTCTGTTAATGGGGTG AGCGTCGAAGGTGAGCACCACGAGAAAGCGGTGGAACTCCTCAAAGCAGCTCAGGGCACGGTCAAGCTGGTCGTGAGGTACACGCCCAGAGTCCTGGAGGAAATGGAGTCACGCTTCGAGAAAATGAGGTCGGCAAAGCGTCGGCAACAGAACAACTTCCCCAAGTAG
- the bdnf gene encoding brain-derived neurotrophic factor isoform X1 produces MQCEHLCRRVLHVCAALKFHQVRRVMTILFLTMVISYFSCMRAAPLRDAPGMRGHRTEGYLGAAAAAAAAAATAARGHGTPQGGSGPGQRGELPSLTDTFEQVIEELLEVEGEAAQLGQGADMSQGGGGPSSAVTAENKDVNLYDSRVMISNQVPLEPPLLFLLEEYKNYLDAANMSMRVRRHSDPSRRGELSVCDSISQWVTAVDKKTAIDMSGQTVTVMEKVPVPNGQLKQYFYETKCNPMGYTKDGCRGIDKRHYNSQCRTTQSYVRALTMDSKKKIGWRFIRIDTSCVCTLTIKRGR; encoded by the coding sequence TTCCACCAGGTTAGAAGAGTGATGACCATCCTGTTCCTTACTATGGTTATTTCATACTTCAGTTGCATGAGAGCTGCGCCCCTGAGAGACGCCCCGGGCATGCGGGGCCACCGGACGGAAGGCTACTTGggcgctgccgccgccgccgccgctgccgcagCGACGGCCGCACGAGGCCACGGGACTCCACAGGGCGGCAGTGGGCCCGGCCAGCGCGGGGAACTGCCCTCGCTCACAGACACGTTCGAGCAAGTGATCgaggagctgctggaggtggagggggaggcGGCGCAGCTGGGACAGGGGGCTGATATGAGCCAGGGAGGCGGGGGCCCTTCCTCTGCGGTCACCGCAGAGAACAAGGATGTCAACCTGTACGACTCGCGGGTGATGATCAGCAACCAAGTGCCTTTGGAGCCGCCCTTGCTCTTTCTCCTGGAGGAATACAAAAACTATCTGGATGCCGCTAATATGTCCATGAGGGTGCGGCGACACTCCGATCCCTCACGGCGCGGAGAGCTCAGCGTGTGTGACAGTATTAGCCAGTGGGTGACAGCTGTGGATAAAAAGACGGCAATAGACATGTCTGGGCAGACAGTTACCGTCATGGAAAAGGTCCCTGTCCCCAATGGCCAACTGAAGCAATACTTTTATGAGACCAAATGCAACCCCATGGGGTACACGAAGGACGGCTGCAGAGGAATAGACAAGCGGCATTATAATTCCCAATGCAGGACAACCCAGTCCTACGTGCGAGCGCTTACCATGGATAGCAAAAAGAAGATTGGCTGGCGGTTTATAAGGATAGACACTTCATGTGTATGCACATTGACCATTAAAAGAGGGAGATAG